The region TGGGTACCCGGGCCCCCTCCGAGGCCTCCCCCAGGACTCGGTTGCGCGGGCGAAGCCCGCGCTCGAAGGGCGTCATTCCGACACACGCCTAGCAGCAGGCGGTCAGGAGCCGGACCAACTCCGAGACCATCTCCCGCCTGACCGAGTAGTACACGTACCGCTCCTCCTTGCGGCTCTGGATCAGCCCGGCGCGGCGGAGCAGGTCCAGGTGGTGGGAGAGCGTGGGCCCCGGCACCTCCAGGGCCTCCTGGATCTCTCCCGCGGGTACCTCGCGCTTTGCGCGAACCAGGAGGAAGAACGCCTGGAGGCGGGTCAGGTGGGCCAGGGCCTTGAGGGCCTCGACGTGGGTGGTGTTGGCTTCCAGCTTGGCCAGGGGGAGCGGCTTCAGGGCTTCCATGTTTCCAAATTTATCGAAGTATTGAACGATGTCAAGCGAAATTTTGGAGGGCTGGGGCGGCTGGGCCCGGCCGGCGACAGGGGCTAGAGGCGTGCCGGGGTAACACCCTTCGAGCGCGGGCTTCGCCCGCGCAAGTTCCTTGGGGGGGAGGTCCGGAAGGGGGGCGTAGCCCCCCTCCGGGTTCCCTAGAGAACCTGCTTGTAGATCTGGCCGCCCTTCATGATCAGGAGCAGGTTGTCCGCGTTCTGGAAGAGCCTGAGGTCCTTCACGGGGTTGCCTCTGACCACCAGCAGGTCGGCGTACTTGCCGGGCTCGACGGTCCCGATCCGGTCCTCCATCCTGAACAGTTCGGCATTGGTGCGGGTGGCCGAGACCAGGACCTCCATCGGGGTCAGCACCTGGGCCTTCAGCTCCAGCTCGTGGGTCCGGTAGGCCATCATGTCGCCCAGGAGATCGGAGCCCGAGCCGATCTTGAGCCCGAGCCGGCGCGCCAGCGCCACGCTCTCTACGCTCTTCTCGCGCGCCAGGTTGATCTTCTGGAGCTGGTGCTCGCCGATGCCGTAGGCCTTCCCCTCGCGCCAGATGGCCTCGTAGGTGATCATCGTCGGGACCAGGAATGCGCCGGCGTCCTTCAGCGCGCGGGCGGCGGCCTCGTCAATCAGGTTCCCGTGCTCGATCGACCTCACGCCCGCCTCCACGGCGTTCCGCACCGCTGCGCCCGAGTAGGCGTGGGCAAGCACGTAGGTGTTCGCCGCGCGGGCCTCCTCCACAGCCGCTTGGAGCTCGGCGACCGTGTACTGGGTGGTGTCCAGCTCGTCGGCAGGCGACATGGCGCCGCCCGAGGCCATGATCTTGATCTGGTCCACTCCCCGGCGGATCTGCTCGCGGGCCGCCTTCCGGACCTCGTCGGGGCCATCGGCGATGGCGGCAACCATCCCGAGGCAGCACTCGATCGGCGGAATCACCTCGGCGCGCCGGCGCTTGTCGCCGTGGCCGCCGGTCTGGGAGAGGTACTGCCCGCTCACCAGGAGCCGGGGACCGGGCACCAAGCCCTGGGCGACGGCCTCACGGAAGCCCCAGTCAGCACCGCCCGCGTCCCGCACCGTCGTGAACCCCTGCATCAGCGCCTGCTCGAGCCGGCGGAGGGCCTTGGCCGCGATCAGGCTCGGCGGGAGGAGCCGGTGCTGCTCAGCGATGTTGGCCTCGACGGCGCAGATGTGGACGTGGGCGTCGGCGAGGCCTGGCATCAGGGTCTGGCCCTTGAGGTCCAGCGTCGTGACCAGGCCCTTGAGCGGCCCGATCCGGCCGGTGGGGAGAACATCGGCGATCCGGTCGTCCTCAACGACGACAGTAGCGCCTTCGAGCGGCCCCCGCCCGGTGCAGTCGATCAGGAAGCAGTTCGTGAAGACCGTGATCGCCATCGGGTCCCCCGGGTTCAGCCGGCGCCTAGCAATCGGGCAGGTTGCGAACGGTGTCCTCGAGGTCAGTAACGAAAGTCTGGATACGCCGATGCCTAGATTCTTGAGACAGCGTGTCCAATTCCTGACGAAAGATCTGATGCAGTCTCGTGCCTGGAATCCCCAACCCACGCCTCAATTCGTCGGCCCGCCCCGGTAGCTTTGATTCGAGACCGACCCGGCCCATGCATCGCCGAAAGCACTCTTCAAGGTCCGGCTTTATGATCAGCAGAAATCGCCCATCCTGTTCACGCACCTCCACGTCATTAGTAGCCCGTACCACGCGCATTTGGTCGCGCCCTCTATGGTGAGAACTGTGGGGATCTTCGTCCACCAACCCGATCTGGATCTTGCCTTGCACGAGCGCGTTGACCACCTCGCCTTGTCCAGAGTTGAGACTGTGAACTTTTCCGGACCCTCAGTCGGCGGTGATCCTTCAGGAATAGAAACACATCCTCATCCGCGTAGCACTCATAGCCGAAGATCACGAAGTAAGCAGCTCGTCCAGGTTGAAGAATACATTTGCGCCCAACTCAATGATCCGGGAAACCTGCTCCGAACTGAGAAGCTTCACGGACGTCGCTCCTTCGGGATCACGGAAGCATACGAATATGCCAAGGTTGTCAACTGGGGTTTTTTCCGCGATGGCTGACAGAAAATAAGGATTGTGCGTTATCAAGAAAAACTGATTTGAGGAGTCACCGGCAATCATTTCACCCAGCGTTTTCGGGTAGGGGGGAAATGCAAAAACATCGGGCTCGTCGAACACCAGAACCACTTCCTGCGACGTAAGGAGGATCGAACCGTAAAAGAACAGCCTCTTGAGGCTATCCGACAAAAGATCAAGGTTGTAGAGCGAAACCTGTTCACCCCGTAAATGCAATAGCCGAAG is a window of Candidatus Rokuibacteriota bacterium DNA encoding:
- a CDS encoding winged helix-turn-helix transcriptional regulator; its protein translation is MEALKPLPLAKLEANTTHVEALKALAHLTRLQAFFLLVRAKREVPAGEIQEALEVPGPTLSHHLDLLRRAGLIQSRKEERYVYYSVRREMVSELVRLLTACC
- a CDS encoding amidohydrolase family protein, with amino-acid sequence MAITVFTNCFLIDCTGRGPLEGATVVVEDDRIADVLPTGRIGPLKGLVTTLDLKGQTLMPGLADAHVHICAVEANIAEQHRLLPPSLIAAKALRRLEQALMQGFTTVRDAGGADWGFREAVAQGLVPGPRLLVSGQYLSQTGGHGDKRRRAEVIPPIECCLGMVAAIADGPDEVRKAAREQIRRGVDQIKIMASGGAMSPADELDTTQYTVAELQAAVEEARAANTYVLAHAYSGAAVRNAVEAGVRSIEHGNLIDEAAARALKDAGAFLVPTMITYEAIWREGKAYGIGEHQLQKINLAREKSVESVALARRLGLKIGSGSDLLGDMMAYRTHELELKAQVLTPMEVLVSATRTNAELFRMEDRIGTVEPGKYADLLVVRGNPVKDLRLFQNADNLLLIMKGGQIYKQVL